CCGAGTTGGGTGACGTTTCCCGGCTTCCGTGAATTCATTGCCGAACCGGCGTGGACGAACATTCTCACCTATATCCACATCTCTGGAATTGGACTTGTGTACGGACCTGTCGGTGAAATGTACGATATGGCTTATGCCGATCCGGGACGCGTCGCGAAAACATTACAACAGCATCGCGATATTACGGTCGGGGTGAAGGTGCGTCAAGGGAAGGGGCAAGTGGGTGATAACGGTGTTGAACCCCTGAAATGCGCTATTGAAGCAGCCGAACGCGCGGGTACATCCGTCATGTGTCATATCGGTGCGGGGGTGCCGCTTCCTGATATTCTGAGTTTACTGCGTCCGGGCGATGTAATTACGCACTGCTTTCAAGGGAACGGTGATAACATCGTTGACGAAAAGGGCAGGGTAATCCCTGAGGCGTGGAAGGCACGCGAGGATGGCATCATCTTTGATGTCGGGCACGGTGCCGGGAGTTTCCATTATGAAATTGCTCAACGCGCGATGGAACAAGGCTTCATTTCTGATGTAATTAGCACGGATCTACACACAGGGAACATCAACGGTCCCGTTTACGATCTACCGACAACATTATCAAAATTGATGCACTTGGGTTTATCGCTTGAAGCCGTGATTGAGAAGGCGACTTTCAGTGCTGCGAAGGCTATCCAGCGTGAGGCGCAGCTCGGTCATCTGAAAGTTGGAACCGTCGCAGATGTCGCCGTCTTTGAAGTCCTTGAAGGAGAATTTGAATTTTTTGATTCGCACGGAGCAAAGTTTATTGGAGATAAGAAATTGAAGGCGACACTGACGGTTCGTGAGGGAAAAGTTTAATCGTTATATCATATAAGTGGTTAATTTAAAAAAAATCAATGGACTTGATGAGGGTCCCAATTAAAAAATATTAAAATGGCAAGTGTAAGTAGAAAACTAAGCGGCTGTTATAGAAGGGTTCTAATTTTTTTGTTAGCGGTTGTGGCGGTCAGCTTAATTGCAGGGGGCTTGGCTTACTGGCACTTTGGTGGCACTGAAGGTTTCCGCCATTGGATGGCAGAACGTGCTTTGAATGGTGTAGAGAAGCATCTTAAGTCAAAGAATAGACCCGACGGAATTTCAGAGAAGCAGGTGGTTGCAGGATTTGCAAACATTCGTGAGAAGATTCAGCAGCGTCAGATCGATTTAGCATCGCTTTACGAGGTGCTGAAATCGTATCAGACTACGTTTCATACGACGAAACCATCGACTCCCGAAATACAAGCGTTTTTTGGAGAACTTGAGAAGACAATTCTTAAGGATATAACGACTAAGGAATGATGCTTATTGTCAGGTGTCGGGATTCGGAGATCCGTCCTACAGGGAATTGTTGTAATTGGCTACCATTTCTCGGATTTGGGTTGTGTAAATATCATCACTTAAATTGGCGTTGGTCAGCTGGGTGAGTGCGCTTTGGAATCTCGCTTGTGGATTGCCCCACGCCTTGAGAAGTGCTCTGCTTTCAGCAGTTTCCGGCTGTGAAACGGCTCGTAAAAGCTGATGGATAACCGATAGGTAGAACAGGAGATGGTGGCTGTCAACACGCGCGGCGAGCTCAGTAGGTGAACAAGTTTCACGGTGGGTGGTAACCCACTCCGCATAGGTATTGACTAAATCGTAATCTAACAACGAGACGAAATTGGCATCTTCTTGATGTGCACCGATACTGTTGAAGTATTGAACCAACCTCCGTTCCTGCCAATCCCACCCAACACTTGAAAAATCAATCAAAAAAGGGGTTTCGTCTGAAACCACGATATTGCGACTCTGATAGTCGAGGCTATCGAGCGTTGGTGGAGCTGTCCGAAGTCGGTTGGAAATCGCATTCCATGCTGTATCAAGTTGTGCCGTTTGTGATGAAGTCATAGGGTCTTCGTTGAGATGTGAAAGGTAATCAAGGGTTTTTCTGGCTTGTTCAAGTAGATGCTGTAAGGTCGCCTCCAAATCAAAGCGAAAAGTATAGGGTGTGAAGCGTTTTAGGTTTTCTGCGAAAACGGTTTCAACCCGACAGAGTTCCATGAGTATAGTAGGCAGAAGGGGGTTGAGGTTGGATACCGGTCTGCTTTGTGCGATTTCATCGAGTGTTAATTTTCCGCACCATTCCAGCAGTAGGGCGTGGCGGTTTTCTGATTTCCAGATAATTTTAGGAACACGGCACCCGTTGCGGTGTAATGTTGACAGGACGATAGATTCAATCTGACAGGGAGTGTAGCCCGCTTTAACAACGGGTGT
Above is a window of Candidatus Poribacteria bacterium DNA encoding:
- a CDS encoding amidohydrolase/deacetylase family metallohydrolase, whose amino-acid sequence is MKYDLLLKGGTVIDASQRLNAVRDVAIADGVIAAIEPDIPEDAATQTIFVKDKYVTPGLVDIHTHVYYGVTTWGIRADGVCPTAGTTTVVDAGSPSWVTFPGFREFIAEPAWTNILTYIHISGIGLVYGPVGEMYDMAYADPGRVAKTLQQHRDITVGVKVRQGKGQVGDNGVEPLKCAIEAAERAGTSVMCHIGAGVPLPDILSLLRPGDVITHCFQGNGDNIVDEKGRVIPEAWKAREDGIIFDVGHGAGSFHYEIAQRAMEQGFISDVISTDLHTGNINGPVYDLPTTLSKLMHLGLSLEAVIEKATFSAAKAIQREAQLGHLKVGTVADVAVFEVLEGEFEFFDSHGAKFIGDKKLKATLTVREGKV